AATAATTCCTCTTTTGCTATCGAACGATGTACAACTGGCTGTATTCGACCATAGCGTGTTGGATCGGGCCTAAAAAATATTCCTGCGTGTGGTACTTGTAGAAACTGCTCGGCTTGGGATTGAAAAAACCGTCCCTGATGGTAGCTGCTATTTAGCACCACCGTATCGCACCCCATTCTTTGCATATCAGTTAAAATATGCTCTGTCCCGACCTCATAAACCGTCCATGCATACATAAACATCCCTTTATTGATTGAAGTAGCAGTCATACTACAACCTCCATTTCACTGATGTTCTTACTTTTACTCATGAAAGTATTCATACAAGATCATGTTCTTGTTGTAAGGCTAACAAACGCAGAAAATGCACATCACGCCTGTACGTTTCTCGTGATATTTTTTCATCTGTATAGGTGAATAATCCTTTTCCTGTCTTAACTCCAAGTTTTCCAGTTTCAACATAACAGATTCATGCTCGTTTCTAGCAAGTTAATCGTTTTTGACGCATACGTTCATCTGGATCAAATAAGTTGACTTGTATTCCAGCACTGGCATATGCCAAAGCGATACCGTGCCCCATTACGTCTGCTCCAATGACCGCTACTCTTTTCACCATATGCAAGTCCCCCTATTTTCTTTCCTTGTAAAAGAGAATCTCTAATCAGGGAAAGATTTACTTGAATTTTCACAAAACGATTGTATCTCTAAATAGATGGATATATGATTATCCATATCAACAAGTATCTATAGAAAATGGATGGCGATTAGGGGGATTCCTTTTGTATGCACAAATGAAAGTCAGATTAGGTCTATTAAGTGTCTCTCATCTGGCTAATGATTTTTTTAACGGCGTTCTTGTAGCCATTTTACCTTTACTTCATCTGTATTACGGACTTACCTACACCCAAATGAGTTTACTTGTACTAGTAAACAATCTATTCGGTGGTTTTTTCCAACCATTTCTCGCATTATTTTCAGACCAACGTGAAAAACCGTGGTTCATTCCTCTAGGATTTCTTATGCTAGGTACTGGCATTTACGCGATTTCATGGAGTGGCAATTTTTATTGGTTATTATTCGCAGTCATGATCGCTTCTCTCGGATCAGCGGCGTATCATCCTGACGCTAACAAATGCGTTCATCAACTACCAGGCTTGCAACGTGGTACCATTCAATCCATCTTTCAAATTGGTGGGAATGCAGGAATGGCTTTGGCCCCGCTGAGTTTGTGGTTCCTCTCCCTGACCGGTCTTGGTGGAACGATCTGGTTGTATAGCATCGCAATGGTGTTTGCTTGTGTCTTTTTCTTTTTTGCAAAGAGAAATGGAGCCTTGCAAGTCAAAAACAACCTCCTTGAAGCTACAGAAAAACCACCCATTAAGCCTGGTCTTAAGGCTTTAGTTACAGTGATCGCCTGTAGAACCTTAGCCAATGCAGGAATTGTCATGTTCTTTCCCCTTTTTCTAATAGCTACCTATGGCACGAAAGAATCGGATGTATGGGTCTACAGCTTTCTTTTCTTACTAGGTGGAGCAATCGGCACGCTAGCTGGAGGATCATTAGGTGACCGTTTTGGCATGCGCCGAGTTCTCCAATTGTCTCTCATCCTTAGTGCACCCCTTGCCTTGCTTCTCCCGTGGATGAATGGCTTTACAGCGATGCTTCTGCTGTTTACACTCGGACTAGTACTCATGTCTACCTTCTCAGTTGCTGTTGTTTTCGCCCAGGATTTAATGCCAAAACGTGCTGGGATGGCTTCTAGCCTTGTTATTGGATTTACGGGTGGTTTATCAGGCATTTGCTTACTAGTGTTGGGAATGCTAGCTGATCGAATTGGTCTTTTTCCTATTTTATGTGTGATTCTTGCAATGCCTGCAATTGGAGCGTTCCTATGTTTCACGTTACCCCATGATCGAATAAGTCACCAAACGCCAAACATGTAAGTACTATCCAAACTGATTTTGTTGTAACGCTGGTAGCTAAGAGCATGTAATAACGGTTGTAGCAAATAACATACCTGTGGATTTCTTACAGATGAATTAGAAGAGGGTCTTTATTTCTTCTCTGCTACTTGCTTTTGATAGCAATGGCAGTCTTGAACATGATCATTTACCATTCCAACAGCCTGCATAAAGGCATAACAAATCGTAGAACCAACAAACTTGAAACCACGCTTCTTCAAATCTTTGCTTAACCTATCACTAATTTCTGTGGTTACCGGAACGTCTTGTAAACTAGACGGATGATTTTGGATAGGATTTCCATCTACAAATGACCATATGTATGTGCTAAACGATCCAAATTCATCTACAATAGCAAAATACGCCTTCGCGTTGGTAATAACGGCTTGTATTTTAAGCTTGTTTCTCACAATTCCTTCATTATTCATCAGCTCTGCTATTTTCTTGTCATCGTAGGCAATAATTTTGGATGGCTCGAATTGATCGAAAGCTAGACGATAGTTCTCTCTTTTTTTTAAGATGGTGTACCAACTAAGTCCTGCTTGAGACCCTTCCAAATTTATATATTCAAAGAGTAACCGATCATCGTAGACTGGTACGCCCCATTCCTTGTCATGATAATCGATGTACAAGGGGTCTTGATTTACCCAACCACATCTATTCATTTACTTTTCCTCCTTAATACCGAACCGAACAAACGTTCTTTTGTTATTAGTCTATCATATCGAATGTTAAACCGGTAAGCAAGAATTAATACTAAAAAAGCACCTATGCTTCATGATAAGCAAAGGTGCTTTTCCTAAAAACCTAACCTACTACTCTGCTCTTACTCAACGACTGCAATCGCTTCAATCTCTACTAGCGCACCTTTAGGCAAGGCAGCAACTTGTACGCAACTACGTGCAGGAGCAGCTTGTTGAAAATATGTATGATAGGCTTCATTTACTTTGGCAAAGTCGTTCAAATCCTGAACAAATACAGTCGTTTTCACTACATTCTTCAAGCTTGTACCCGCTTCTTCTAAGATAGCCTGCAAATTCTTCATCGCTTGATGAGTCTGTTCTTCTACTGTTTCAAATAGGTCTGCGGTACCTGGCTTAAACCCTAATTGACCTGAAGTATAAGCCATGCCATTTACTACAATAGCTTGTGAGTATGGTCCAATAGCTTGAGGTGCTTTTTCGGTATGAATAACCTGTCTGTTCATTATTGATCCTCCCCTAGATTCTTTACTCTTCGATCATTTTGCTACATTCCCCGCTATATTAAGCACATCCCATGTTCGGGAAAATGGTGGAGAGTAGCATAGATCAAGCATTCCTAAATCTTCAGTTGTCATCTTGTTGTGAATGGCAGCTGCGAGCACATCAACCCGTAAGACAGCCCCTTGTTTCCCAATGATTTGTCCACCAAGAATGACCTTTGTCTTTGCATCATAAATCAGTTTCACATGAATGTCTACCTGACCCGGATAATAATTGGTCTGATTTTTGTCACGAATCATGATTGTGTTATAGGAAAGCCCCAGCTCCTTTGCTTCCTTTTCTGAAAGTCCTGTACGACCTGCTTCCAAATCTAGTACCTTTATGCAGGCAGAGCCTAATGTTCCGGGAAAATGGCTGTTATGACCCACAAGATTTTCTCCTACAATGCGCCCTAGTTTATTGGCTGTGGTGGCTAACGGGATGTAGACTGATTGCTTTTTTACCAAATGATAGACCGTGGCACAATCCCCAGCGGCATAGACATCTGGAAGAGAAGTCTCTCCATGCCCATTAATTACAAGCGCTCCATTTTCCAGCATAGTAATCCCTGTCTCTTTAAGAAATTGCGTGTTCGGACGCACACCGGTAGCTATCACTACGATATCAGCTGGATATTGACCCTGATCCGTTATTACACGCTCTACTCTCATTTCTCCGACAAAACCCTGCACACGCTCTTCCGTATGTAAAAGTACACCTTTACGAAGAATTCCTTCGGACATGATCTCGGTGATTTCTTCATCGAATGTTTCAGGAAGCACACGGCTATCTGCTTGGATCAATCGTACCTCTTTCCCTAGATTTTGCATAGCTTCCACGACTTCCATCCCGATATAACCCCCACCGATGACCACTACTCGTTTATAATCAGGCTTCATTGCTATTTCTTTTAAGGCTACACCATCCTGCATACTCTTTAGCGTGAAAATGTTCACAAGGTCTTTGTTATCAAACGGAGGTACAACCGCAGACGCTCCCGTAGCAATCATAACCTTGTCATATTGATCATCAAACTCTTGATCGGTTTTTAACGATTTTACTCGAATGGTTTTCGTCTGTGGATGAAGCGAAGTCACTTGATGCTTCGTATGGACCAAAATCCCCGAATCTGCAAATTGCTCTTTTGTACGGGCTATCATTTGGTTAGGGTTCTCAAAGAAATTTCCCACGAAATAAGGCAACCCACATGCACCAAACGATACCTCTTCCGTCATTTCATAGACAATAATCTCTGCGTCTTTATGCATTCGCTTTGCTTTAGCTGCCGCACTCATACCGGCTGCAACGCCACCAATAATAATAATTTTCATCCGCTGCTCTCCTTTTGTATGCTATATATGCTATTTACCCCAATCAAAGGGATTCTAACAGCTAGCATTGCCACCGCAGGACGAGTGCATCCATGTTATTTCTATTGTTATCGAGTTTTGCAGAATATTTCATTTTTTGATTCATAATTCCATTTTTTAAAATAACAAAATAAAAAATGCTATACTAAAAAACAAAACAACAAGTAAGAAAATGAGGGAGAGCTTTGAAAAATTATCAAACCTTATTATTTGATGTAGATGATACACTTTTAGATTTTGGTGCAGCAGAAAACTTAGCGTTACACTTCCTTTTCAAGGATCAAAACATTCTCTTAACCCCTGAAATTGAAGCACGTTATAAAAGCATAAACCAAGGTCTATGGAGAGACTTTGAGGAAGGAAAAATAGATCGAGATGAGGTAATAAATACACGCTTTTCCATTCTACTTAAGGAATATGATCAAGAGGTTGATGGAGCCTTATTGGAGAAAAACTATCGTAGCTACCTAGAAGAGGGACATCAGCTGGTTACTGGGGCCTTTGAATTAATAACAAGCCTTCACAGTCATTATGATATATATATTGTTACGAATGGTGTTTCCAAGACTCAGTATAAACGCTTACGTGATTCAGGATTATATCCGTTATGTAAGGATATTTTTGTTTCGGAGGATACTGGGTTTCAGAAGCCAATGAAGGAATATTTTGATTACGTCTTTGCCCGAATTCCTAATTTCTCCGTAGAAAAAGGCTTACTGATCGGAGATTCCCTAAGCGCGGATATAAAAGGCGGACAGCTAGCCGGTCTAGACACCTGTTGGTTCAATCCCGAATTGAAACCTAATGACACTGATATTGTGCCAACCTATCAAATACAAAAGCTTGATGAGCTTTATCGAATGTTAAAAATCAACTCAACAATCCTTTAAATTTCATTTATACCGAAAATTTTTTACATGATCTTACCTATCATGTAATCCATAAATTGCCACAATTGACCCACTTATAGATTACATGATAGTCCTTGTTTATTTCTTTTGCTTCTTAACCATCATCTCAAGCATCAGCTCATCCATTTTGCCAGAGCCTTCATTCCCTAGTCGGCAGAAGTTATCAATGGTTTTTTCTAATCCTTCATCAATAATCCCATTTGTTCCCGGTACCCCCATCCCCTGTGACGCCAGCAGAGCTGATTGTACGGCTGCTCCTGTACAGGTAGACACCTTCATAGCACAGCCTGCTTTTGCCCCATCACAAAGCATACCTGTTACATTTCCAATCGTATTTTGAATGGCAAAAGAGATTTGATTGAGATTACCGCCGAGTAGATACGTAATCGCCGCAGCCGCGCTAGCTCCCGCAACAGTCACCCCACACAATGCAGATAATCTACCGAATTTTGATTTAATCCAAATGGCTACTAAATGACTAAAGGTAACGGCTCGAATCATCTGTTCATCGGATGATCCCAATTTGTCTGCAACAGCTACCACCGGCATGGTTACAGAGATTCCCTGATTCCCGCTACCCGAATTTGACATAACCGGTAGCATGATTCCTGCCATCCGTGCATCTGAACCTGCGGCAGTTAATGACATGGCATGAGTAATTAAGTCATCAGACAATAATCCCTTGGCAACATTATCCTTGAGGATTTTACCGACTTGTAAACCGTAGTTGTTTTTCAGACCCTCGTTGCAAATTGCTCTATTTAGCTCAATACTTTGTTTGACCAGAGTCAGATCATCAAGAGGTATTTCCATAACAAATTGATAGATACTATCTAGTGTCAGGGTTTCACATATGTCTTTTTCTTTTCCGCCCTGCTCATGATAGTAATCGCATTCCTTTTCAAATACAGTGGCTCCACTCACTTCAATCCGTCTGATCTCTGTATGCATATCTTCTATGATCACTTTGGCGTAATCAGAGGCTGTGTGGACAGTTACTTCAATGTATAGTTTTTTGGGAGTGTCCGCTAATTGGATCGTGACATTACCAGCTTCAACGAATTCGAGCGCCTGTTGTTCAGCTTCAGGTACGACATTCTTCAATACTTCCAGCTTTCGCTCATGATCGCCTGCCAAAGCACCTAATGCAGACACAAAATCTATGCCGGTTTGTTGCATACCGGGTATTCCAACTGCCATAGCATTTTTCATCACATTAGCACTAATTGTTACATCAATAGAGGTAATGGCGGCTTCCAGATAACTTTTGGCGACAGAGGCTGCCCAAGCAATCGCTACAGGCTCCGTGCACCCAAGAGCAACAACCAATTCTTTTTCTAATAGCTGTACAATCTTTTTGCTCATATCTCTCATAGCCGTCTTCCTTTTCGTTAAAATAAGTCCTTCTCTTCTTCTTTGATTTTGTGTAAATACCGATAAATAGTAGGTTCTGAGGATTTTAATTGCTTAGAGATCGCATGTACCCCGCCTTTTAACTGAAAAGCACCCTGATGGTACAATTTTTTCACAATCTCCATTTTCTCTTGCACCGTCATCCGTTCCGGTGGAGTTGGTATATCCATCATCGTTTGATGGATCATGCTAGCAAGTACATCCTCCGCCTGACCATGCAGGTGCTCCGGCAGGTGTTCTGTATCTCTACGTCCTGTTTGATCTACCTCCTGCTGTTGCTCCCCGATGTGTAAAAAGCTATCGATCCACTCTTTTGCTTTTTCAAAATGTTCCACATCCGAATTGACACAAAGCACACCGATTAGTTCATTTGCTGGATTTTTAATGAAATAGCTCCATGAACGAAAAACCTTCCCATTTTTACCGTATGCCTTATAGTTTGCAATAAATTCCTTTTTTAAATAGGTCTTATCCTGTAGCACCTGTAAGACCAGATTCGTCGGTGCATCCCCTATTTTTCTCCCACTAATATGTCCATTCTCAATCGCGATAATAGAGGTTTCCTGCTGTGATAAGTCGTGTAATACAACCTCTGAGTGCTTGCCGAGAATGGAGGCGATAAAGGAGACGAGTGGAACATACATCTGTAATACTGTTTTATTCTGCATGCTGTATTTCTCCGTTTTCCATCATTGTTAGCGATAAAAAAGATAATAAGATTTTATCATCACAATAATATTTTTTCTACATGTTTTGGTCCCTAAAACTGTTTGAAGATGATGTCAATCCAGCCTATCTCTTCTTCCCTACATCCCCCTCCCTACTTCCCTTCTCCCTTTTGTACAAAATAAAATGGATGGATTGCGTTTGTCCATTGAGTTACTGAAAATCATCCTTTATTATTCATTTAGTTGCTGATAATGATAATCATTACTTTAAAATAACATGAGCATGCTGGAGG
This is a stretch of genomic DNA from Brevibacillus laterosporus DSM 25. It encodes these proteins:
- a CDS encoding 3-hydroxyacyl-CoA dehydrogenase NAD-binding domain-containing protein, which produces MVKRVAVIGADVMGHGIALAYASAGIQVNLFDPDERMRQKRLTC
- a CDS encoding MFS transporter, which translates into the protein MNFHKTIVSLNRWIYDYPYQQVSIENGWRLGGFLLYAQMKVRLGLLSVSHLANDFFNGVLVAILPLLHLYYGLTYTQMSLLVLVNNLFGGFFQPFLALFSDQREKPWFIPLGFLMLGTGIYAISWSGNFYWLLFAVMIASLGSAAYHPDANKCVHQLPGLQRGTIQSIFQIGGNAGMALAPLSLWFLSLTGLGGTIWLYSIAMVFACVFFFFAKRNGALQVKNNLLEATEKPPIKPGLKALVTVIACRTLANAGIVMFFPLFLIATYGTKESDVWVYSFLFLLGGAIGTLAGGSLGDRFGMRRVLQLSLILSAPLALLLPWMNGFTAMLLLFTLGLVLMSTFSVAVVFAQDLMPKRAGMASSLVIGFTGGLSGICLLVLGMLADRIGLFPILCVILAMPAIGAFLCFTLPHDRISHQTPNM
- a CDS encoding DNA-3-methyladenine glycosylase I; the encoded protein is MNRCGWVNQDPLYIDYHDKEWGVPVYDDRLLFEYINLEGSQAGLSWYTILKKRENYRLAFDQFEPSKIIAYDDKKIAELMNNEGIVRNKLKIQAVITNAKAYFAIVDEFGSFSTYIWSFVDGNPIQNHPSSLQDVPVTTEISDRLSKDLKKRGFKFVGSTICYAFMQAVGMVNDHVQDCHCYQKQVAEKK
- a CDS encoding RidA family protein — protein: MNRQVIHTEKAPQAIGPYSQAIVVNGMAYTSGQLGFKPGTADLFETVEEQTHQAMKNLQAILEEAGTSLKNVVKTTVFVQDLNDFAKVNEAYHTYFQQAAPARSCVQVAALPKGALVEIEAIAVVE
- a CDS encoding CoA-disulfide reductase; the protein is MKIIIIGGVAAGMSAAAKAKRMHKDAEIIVYEMTEEVSFGACGLPYFVGNFFENPNQMIARTKEQFADSGILVHTKHQVTSLHPQTKTIRVKSLKTDQEFDDQYDKVMIATGASAVVPPFDNKDLVNIFTLKSMQDGVALKEIAMKPDYKRVVVIGGGYIGMEVVEAMQNLGKEVRLIQADSRVLPETFDEEITEIMSEGILRKGVLLHTEERVQGFVGEMRVERVITDQGQYPADIVVIATGVRPNTQFLKETGITMLENGALVINGHGETSLPDVYAAGDCATVYHLVKKQSVYIPLATTANKLGRIVGENLVGHNSHFPGTLGSACIKVLDLEAGRTGLSEKEAKELGLSYNTIMIRDKNQTNYYPGQVDIHVKLIYDAKTKVILGGQIIGKQGAVLRVDVLAAAIHNKMTTEDLGMLDLCYSPPFSRTWDVLNIAGNVAK
- a CDS encoding YjjG family noncanonical pyrimidine nucleotidase — translated: MKNYQTLLFDVDDTLLDFGAAENLALHFLFKDQNILLTPEIEARYKSINQGLWRDFEEGKIDRDEVINTRFSILLKEYDQEVDGALLEKNYRSYLEEGHQLVTGAFELITSLHSHYDIYIVTNGVSKTQYKRLRDSGLYPLCKDIFVSEDTGFQKPMKEYFDYVFARIPNFSVEKGLLIGDSLSADIKGGQLAGLDTCWFNPELKPNDTDIVPTYQIQKLDELYRMLKINSTIL
- a CDS encoding serine dehydratase subunit alpha family protein, giving the protein MRDMSKKIVQLLEKELVVALGCTEPVAIAWAASVAKSYLEAAITSIDVTISANVMKNAMAVGIPGMQQTGIDFVSALGALAGDHERKLEVLKNVVPEAEQQALEFVEAGNVTIQLADTPKKLYIEVTVHTASDYAKVIIEDMHTEIRRIEVSGATVFEKECDYYHEQGGKEKDICETLTLDSIYQFVMEIPLDDLTLVKQSIELNRAICNEGLKNNYGLQVGKILKDNVAKGLLSDDLITHAMSLTAAGSDARMAGIMLPVMSNSGSGNQGISVTMPVVAVADKLGSSDEQMIRAVTFSHLVAIWIKSKFGRLSALCGVTVAGASAAAAITYLLGGNLNQISFAIQNTIGNVTGMLCDGAKAGCAMKVSTCTGAAVQSALLASQGMGVPGTNGIIDEGLEKTIDNFCRLGNEGSGKMDELMLEMMVKKQKK
- a CDS encoding helix-turn-helix transcriptional regulator — its product is MQNKTVLQMYVPLVSFIASILGKHSEVVLHDLSQQETSIIAIENGHISGRKIGDAPTNLVLQVLQDKTYLKKEFIANYKAYGKNGKVFRSWSYFIKNPANELIGVLCVNSDVEHFEKAKEWIDSFLHIGEQQQEVDQTGRRDTEHLPEHLHGQAEDVLASMIHQTMMDIPTPPERMTVQEKMEIVKKLYHQGAFQLKGGVHAISKQLKSSEPTIYRYLHKIKEEEKDLF